The following proteins come from a genomic window of Crassostrea angulata isolate pt1a10 chromosome 1, ASM2561291v2, whole genome shotgun sequence:
- the LOC128166553 gene encoding toll-like receptor 4 — protein MFRLPSVVFIFTKVASVACFCNITYNSSDVVVTCNTFFNASVIPKNVTVLNCHVNKVVCNPSVFCNRDFEKMRAINISHNNLENIPMGCFSSFSNLEWLTISNNAKLGLHNLFHAAYGIDRTKIKHIFASNINRVQVTIPFPRNISTLLTKTSLQTFHIAYNDIKTMEQGGIYFWPRTLLELSVRGNRFDLDYYMLEIVNLNKLRKLDFSEQCSTRRYFYGIRRHTYLEIDMNNKTGHYCKDITVGYLVHVTSLSLKTLIATGMVWGTPCIPRLNIANHSQLEHIDFSRGEYYEWIGPIDVNPQFNSIKTFDLSHSQCRFIKNGFFKNLTQLTTLNISYNLLGPFMATNEAKKVFQGLKSLKYLKMTNNFINHLHKNLLKDSMFLEELYIGSNEIESWTLDISHLKFLTLIDCSGNKLATLPKSVRDRLDTTSQNKTVKVNLLHNKILCSCENLDFLEWLFTSKVDILKTEECTGIKGNITYGYQYLKEECGKDQREWLYPVQTICLLFILSVIALVVYKKRWALIYRWYLFRLRRKRYIPIGGCNDGYQFDAFLSFADEDRPFVDRVLEELEGNPELRLNVCVHFRDFIPGKSISRNIVSAIHSSKKTIVFMSHAYLKSDWCKYELRMAITEESHMNREVVIMTVLEDIPQKELSLEVLQYYKKNSYINKPNTEEELKLYWKILEKLL, from the coding sequence atgtttagattACCGTCGGTTGTTTTCATATTCACCAAAGTTGCTTCGGTGGCCTGTTTTTGCAACATCACATACAATTCATCCGATGTAGTTGTGacttgtaatacattttttaatgcgTCTGTTATACCTAAAAATGTTACAGTGCTGAATTGCCACGTCAACAAGGTCGTCTGCAACCCAAGTGTGTTTTGTAACCGGGATTTCGAAAAAATGCGCGCCATCAACATTTCACACAACAACTTGGAAAATATACCAATGGGTTGCTTTTCATCGTTTTCAAATTTAGAATGGTTAACAATATCAAACAATGCAAAACTGGGTTTACATAACTTGTTTCATGCAGCCTACGGAATCGACAGGaccaaaattaaacatatttttgcaAGCAATATCAACCGCGTTCAGGTTACTATTCCATTTCCGAGGAATATTTCAACATTGCTTACAAAGACTTCACTCCAAACTTTTCATATTGCATACAACGATATTAAGACTATGGAACAAGGTGGCATCTACTTCTGGCCAAGGACATTGCTAGAACTATCTGTTCGCGGAAACCGATTTGATTTAGATTACTATATGTTAGAAATTGTCAACCTCAACAAGTTACGGAAACTTGACTTTAGTGAGCAATGTTCAACGCGTAGATACTTTTATGGAATACGACGACACACTTATTTGGAGATAGATATGAACAACAAAACCGGCCATTACTGCAAAGATATAACTGTAGGATACCTAGTTCATGTGACTTCATTAAGTCTTAAAACCTTAATCGCAACAGGCATGGTATGGGGGACTCCTTGCATTCCGCGTTTGAACATTGCAAATCACAGTCAACTAGAACACATAGACTTTTCCAGGGGTGAATATTATGAGTGGATAGGTCCCATTGATGTTAATCCTCAATTCAACAGCATAAAAACATTTGACTTATCACACAGCCAATGCCGTTTTATCAAGAATGGTTTTTTCAAGAACTTAACACAGCTTACAACACTAAACATCAGCTATAATTTACTTGGTCCTTTCATGGCCACAAATGAGGCAAAAAAAGTTTTCCAAGGGctcaaatctttaaaatatttgaagatGACAAACAACTTTATAAATCATCTCCACAAAAACCTGCTGAAGGATAGCATGTTTTTAGAGGAGCTTTACATTGGCAGTAACGAGATAGAGTCATGGACTTTAGATATAAGTCATCTGaagtttttaactttaattGATTGTTCCGGCAATAAACTCGCAACTCTTCCGAAATCAGTCAGAGATAGGCTGGACACAACAAGTCAAAACAAAACGGTAAAAGTGAATCTTCTTCATAATAAGATTTTATGTTCTTGCGAAAACTTGGATTTTCTAGAATGGTTGTTTACATCGAAGGtggatattttaaaaactgaagaATGTACGGGTATTAAAGGCAACATAACATATGGGTATCAGTATCTGAAGGAAGAATGTGGTAAGGACCAACGAGAATGGCTGTATCCTGTTCAGACTATTTGTCTTCTCTTCATTCTGTCTGTCATCGCTCTTGTTGTATACAAGAAACGTTGGGCACTCATCTATCGCTGGTACTTGTTTCGTCTCAGACGGAAACGATACATTCCAATTGGGGGATGCAATGATGGCTATCAGTTTGACGCGTTTCTGTCTTTTGCTGACGAAGACAGACCATTCGTTGACAGAGTGTTAGAGGAGTTAGAGGGAAATCCGGAGCTTAGACTTAACGTTTGCGTTCATTTCAGAGACTTTATTCCTGGAAAATCTATTTCAAGGAACATTGTCTCGGCGATTCATTCCAGTAAGAAGACAATTGTGTTCATGTCACACGCCTATCTTAAAAGTGATTGGTGCAAATACGAATTGCGAATGGCTATCACAGAAGAAAGCCACATGAATCGTGAAGTTGTCATAATGACAGTGCTTGAAGATATTCCCCAAAAAGAACTTTCTCTGGAGGTCCTGCAGTATTACAAGAAGAACAGTTACATTAACAAACCTAACACGGAGGAAGAACTAAAACTGTATTggaaaatattagaaaaattgttgtaa